From the genome of Papilio machaon chromosome 1, ilPapMach1.1, whole genome shotgun sequence:
AgaaagttttgtaaaaattcCCTCCCggaaaaaatttgttaaattaattggaattttgtaattaactaaatatattgaCCGTGGCTATTGCCCGCAATATTAGTGATAAGTTTATGTAAAAATCTGACAGGCGTTATTGCcttattattgtattactttattaaattgtaaaattagaaAGTTAAATAACCAACTTGTattgtaagtaaaatttttaaatttttaaatattgactgaattctatatttaaatctatacttaattttaaatttaattttgtttttaatcctaattactttaattaattaattaattggttaattattgtaattattaatttatttaaaggtggactttaattaaaaaaaatttttggctgtaatcataaattaaatataagaagttgaaaataaaaagtttttgtgaaacataaacaaaaatacttgtttacGTAAACTTACAATACTTACAATACTTACGATACTTACAATACATTGTTGTTGCATACGCCCATTGTGTGGCCGAGAGCTCGCCCGAAGTCATTAAGAGAACAAAGAAAGGAATGCGGCGGCCGGCACTGTAACAATAGGGCATCGTTAGTAAGACAACAAGGATAAGaccaaaactttaattttaattttaaaaaatttaaatcttaattttaattttatttagttttactctaattataaatatatacatttcattattaattttaccattgtaaattaaaaattttgtataatatattgtgTAAATACTGTGGATAAGACCAGAAGTTTTAACTCAAACTTACTTAATTACtactttaatttaactgttttatttgtttttactttgttttaatcaattttatttaactataaaactttaatattaattctactaaattaaaattaaattcttttaagaGGCTTATCCACATTATATTAACTAGCAGTACTGAAATatctttaagttttaaattcaattctaATTTCAGTACTGCTTTACaaaggttttaatatttaatatttgactcaatatttgtttaatacttAGTTGGtaacaaagtattaaaataaatattgaatttataaagtgGGTCAATCCTTGTTGttttaagtatatatattGATTAGACTTTTGTCATCAATATTAGTTATAAGTTTGCTATTAATATTCTGACAGGCGCTTTTGCCCAAATAGTTATCTAGATATAAGTTAGTGTATTGTAAGGGTTTTTGCCCACAATACTAGTGTAAGTCTATTGACAGGGCCTATTGCCCCttagtttgtaaaattttaagctcttaaaacaaaacaaatttgtatctttaaaaattttttatctttattttaatatttatattgacatTGTTTTAAGTCTATATTGACACGATCCCCCGACCATGTTCGGCATTCGTACACCGGAAAAGAGGGCTGGCAGGGCTCTTTCCCCTGACATGGACAGACCGGGGACCTCCAAAATGGCCCCCGCAGATAAATCCACTCCTCCcgaaaaagaaaaaggaaaCTTAGTCAAAGAAGCTCACAAAAAATTGAACATCaaactaaacataaataaagataCAAATAAAGACACATCCGATAACTCTCCGAAGTATAGAAACAGGGCTACAGAAGCAAAAGCATGGGTGAGTAAGGCGAAAATACACCTGTCACAGTCGAGAAACATCAagactgaaattaaaaacgaagtcTCCCTAGCCATAGACatcctttataaaataattaaggaaCTGGAAGAAGAAATACAGGGTAAGGGAGAGAACGAAGGAggaaagaagaagaaagaagaaaagaaaccAGAACCAGAAATTGAAAAAGAGCGGGAAAtggataaaattgaaaaattcggcaaaattttaattgagaaAATGGAAAAGCAAGCTGAGCTATTACAACAGagcaatgaaaaaattaatgagTTAAAACATACATTGGAGGAACAGAAAGTAGCTCACAAACAAAACTACACATATGCCAACGCAGTGACACAAGGAGTAAAGATACCGCAACAGAAAACTTTACACTCTGTTGTGGTAACTTCCAAGGACGAAACTGAGACAGGAGAGGAGGTACTAAATAGAATAAGAAAAGTGGTTAATGCCAAAGACGGAGGAGTATGTGTGGACAAAATAAGGAAGGCAAAGGATAGAAAGGTGATCGTTGGGTGTGAGACAGAAGAAGAaaggaataaattaaagaaaagacTAAAGAAGGCTGAGGAACATCTAGAAGTGAAGGATATCAAAAACAAGAATCCCCTAGTAGTACTTAAAGACGTTTTTAACTATAACACGGATGAAGAAATATTAACAGCActgaaaattcaaaataaagaaatgttgAAAGATGTAGAGGGGATAGAGGAAATTGAAATCgtctataaaaacatacaagaAATATCCACACCCGACACATAGTCCTACGGGTGCCTCCACAACTATGGAGAAAAATGACCGAGGTGGGCAGAGTGCGGATCGACCTGCAGAGAGTGCGCGTTGAAGATCAATCGCCTCTCGTGCAGTGTGCGAACTGCCTCGAGTATGGGCACCCGCTACGACTATGTAAATCTCTGGAAGAATTATGCAGTCACTGCGGGGACTTCGGGCATAGGAAAGCAAACTGCGAGGCATATAAAATGGGGAAGAAACCAGAATGTTACCACTGCAGACAGGAAGGGATGGACAAACTTGATCACAACATCTTTGATCGGGAATGTCCAATACGGAGAAGATGGGATGCAATAGCGCGAACCGCCATCACGTATTGCTGAGGTTGTCCCGAGCAATCAAGGCCCATGGTGTAAAAGCGACGGGAAAATCCAAAGGACCGAAAGCGGTGCGAAACTAGAAAAGATACACAAAAAGGTCACAAATGCGGGGTGGCATGTTGATCTATGCCACCAAGCACTCGTGGAGAGCGACCTCATATGGTTCGCGACAATCGCGCCGAAAACGTTTCCGGAGGAAAATACCGAAGCCAAGTACGATAAAAACAACTTGACGAATCAACGGTCCGAGGGCGATGTGGAGGATATCGAGGTACACAGGAACGTAATAAAAGTGGGGTGGCATGCTTATCTATGCCACCAAGCACTTACGGAGAGCGGCCTCGTATGGTCAGCGACATCCACACTGTCCTCGGTTTCCGAGAGAGACAATAAAAACGGACACGTTAGGGACACCACAAATAGCACTTACCTGGATCATCAAGGGCCCGAAAGCGGCGTTGAGGAAAACAAGGCAAACAACAATGTAACAAATGGGGGGCGACATGCTCATCTATGTCGCCAAGCATTTGCGGAGAGCAGCCTTGCATGGTCTACGCCATCAATGTCGCTTTTGGTTCCGGAGAGGAAAAATGGAATCAGATGTGCTATGGACACCATAAGCAGCACTAAATGGAGAGGACAACGGACTGAGAGAGGAGTGGATGAAAATGGGgataacaaaaaagtaacaaaagagGGGTGGCGTGCCTATCTATGCCACCAACCACAAACGGAGGGCGGCCTCTTATGGACCGCGTCGTCCATACCTTTCCCAGATCCGGGGAAATCTACTggaattaaaatcaataaaggaAAAGTCAGTAGtacaaatgaaagaaaaataaaaaatatacaaaccaTCTTCTCAATCAAGCAAAAGAACACAGCAGCCATCCAGCGGAAATCTGAAAAATGCAAGAAAACACGTTTAAAGCCAATAGGGTCTACAATATTaggaaattgtaaaataatggtGCAAATATTGCGGCAAAAACGGCCAAGTACCAGTGCGGCTTCCTTGAGGGTATGTCCTCATACCCAGAGTAAAGCCGCACATTGCAGCAATATTTGCACCATTATTTAGTACTAAACTTACACATATAAGaacttttaacaaattgtaataaaataaagagttAATAAAGTCTCCGACCCGAAAATATGTCGGGGGATTAcgggaaaaaaaaaaaaaaaaaaaaaaaaaaaaaaaaaaaaaaaaaaaaaaaaaaaaaaaaaaaaaaaaaaaaaaaaaaaaaaaaaaaaaaaaaaaaaaaaaaaaaaaacctaacctaacctaacctaacctaacctaacctaacctaacctaacctaacctaacctaacctaacctaacctaacctaacctaacctaacctaacctaacctaacctaacctaacctaacctaacctaacctaacctaacctaacctaacctaacctaacctaacctaacctaacctaacctaacctaacctaacctaacctaacctaacctaacctaacctaacctaacctaacctaacctaacctaacctaacctaacctaacctaacctaacctaacctaacctaacctaacctaacctaacctaacctaacctaacctaacctaacctaacctaacctaacctaacctaacctaacctaacctaacctaacctaacctaacctaacctaacctaacctaacctaacctaacctaacctaacctaacctaacctaacctaacctaacctaacctaacctaacctaacctaacctaacctaacctaacctaacctaacctaacctaacctaacctaacctaacctaacctaacctaacctaacctaacctaacctaacctaacctaaccttttttttttttttttttttgtaacgagggaaaatacacttccgtacccctgcgccgggcagtgcaatggcgcagggagtgtgggactcgcctacagtcgttcagccatacccactaaaaaccctcatgcccacctACACGCGGTGACCCGAGCTTTGTATCAGCTGGGCCTtaaccaaagctcgggccgTGCGTCTGGCGCCGAAGCGCCTCTCCCTAAGTGGTGAGAGCCAGAGAGGTAGGATCTTTTTTGTCCTAccaccccagcccccaccggcggaACCAAACGGCCCGCCCTCTGCCCTACtctacgtgccgcagaggggACTGGAAAACCAGTATCCCCCCTCGGCCTCTCCATCACACATCCATCCGTCTCCTCACATCtggccacgagggctgcagggggttacccacccacagcccccacgacctcaccccacatccggccacgagggctgtaagatgggcaggataaaccagtacccacccacaccccccgcggccccaccacgtcgcatctgccggtgcgaccccggttgggcatggtcagggcggagtcactgctgtgacccaccactgacggccctctccaggtgggtcggtcatgtgcaacacccaacacgatgaccgaccctagagtttggttcgcggggccgaagccctaccccagccgaagccggggcgttcccctatccaccacccggggacgcgccacgtcggagtactcctctccgcccactcggacaaccgagcaggtccgtggaacctaacctaacctaacctaacctaacctaacctaacctaacctaacctaacctaacctaacctaacctaacctaaccttttttttttttttttttttttttttttttttttttttttttttttttaaagtcaggaaatgcgtttacgcacgcctacgccgggctgtgcaatggcgtagggagtgtgggactcgccggccacagaaggtgaccggaatacccactaaaacctgactgccctctaacgcattatggcgggcgccacgggaacgctttagctttcttccgtggccccgcctgcgttatcgCCCTGAAGGGGCCTCCCTCTCACGCATGGTTTGCGGGGAGAAGTACGGCGGCGAAaccccgcctccttctccccactctcctgcgtctgagcgggggcgcgaggggattatcctcgcgctctcgctccctttcctccttctgcgaaattacaatttcgcagaaggaggaaaccgCCTCCCATGACCCCTCACTGCCCAGCATGGCGCGAATTACGCCTGGGAGTGAGAGGTCATCACCAATCGCCGCTACcagagtgcggcgctcttcggaCCACGCTGTACATACCTGAAGGGTGTGTTGCGCGGTGTCCTCATcagcgccgcactcgtggcacgaCATCGTTTCCTCTCTTCGTATTCGGTGAAGGTATCGCCCGAAGCACCCGTGGCCTGTCAGCATCTGCGAAAGTCTATATGTGATTGCGCCGTGGCGCCTCCCGCACCAGTCCGAGAGCcgtgggcgtatggcctctatggtgcgggCGCCGTATTCGGCGTCCGCTAGGCCAGCAGCCCACAGCTCTATGGTCGCTCGCTTTCTTTCCGCCCGGGACCGGGCGAGCTCCTCtggagccggggcttcgccccgagctctcTGCTCGGCCCGCTCCCGGTACGCTTCGGCCAGCACACCCGCTTCTATCTCCCACGGGGGAGTGCCGGCCAAAGCGCAGGCCGCTGCATGGCCAACCGTGCGGTAGGCCATGCATGCGCGCACCGCAACGATgcgctgcggcctgcggaggagggccctgtttggCGCGTCAAGGGCTTCTGCCCATATCGGcgcgccgtacagggccatactGCGAACGACCATGGCGTACAGTCGTCTCACCTGCACGCCCGGACCTCTCAGGTTCGGGAGGAGCCTGGCGAGTGCGGAAGCCGCGCCGACGAGTCGGGGGGTTAGCGTCCGAAAGTGATCTCCGAAACGCCAACCCCCATCGAGGATAAGGCCAAGATACTTGATCCGGGCCTTAACCTCGACCTCGTCCCCGTTGATCCGGAGGGTCGCTCCTGCGGGCACTCTCCACCTCGGCCCTTTGAAGCAGAGGGCCTCGGTTTTGTGGAGTGCCACGCGGAGTCCGagcgcctcgatcctccggaCCAACAGGGTGGCCCCGGCTTCCGCCCTCCTCTTGACTTtcctccaggtggtgtcccggacggctatcATCGTGTCATCCGCGTAGCAAATGACAGCCATCCGGGGCAGCACCtccccgcggatggcccagtcaaAGCCGATGTTCCAAAGCAGGGGTCCTAGGACGGACCCCTgaggaacaccggaggccatccgccgctCCTCTCTTCCCTccctccccatgtaggacactacccgctcTCGCAGGTAGTGTCCCACAATCCTCCGGAGATAGAGGGGCAGTTCGTGGTACCGAAGTGCCTCCTCTATAACTccgaaggggagggagccgaaggcgttggcgatgtcGAGTGACACCGCCATCGCCCCCTGTCCCCTCTCGGCCGCATCCTCCGAGAACCTTTTCAGGGCGGTCAGGGCGTCCAGAGTGGATCGCCCGGACCGGAACCCGAACTGGTTCTCGGAGAGCTGCGGCCCTTCCGTctccagatgctggatgatTCGGGAAGCCAATACTCTTTCGAGTAGCTTCCCagcctcatccagcatcacgagCGGCCGGTGGCCGGAAGGAGAGTCGACGGGGTGACCCTCCTTCCTCAGCAACACCAGccgcccctccttccacaccccGGGGAAACGCCCCTCCGCTAGACAGTCGTTAAACAGTCTGCGGAGGCGTTCCCCGAGGTGTTCCAGCGCAATGTGCAAAACCTTGCCAGGCACTCCGTCTGGCCCCGGGGCCTTGCGGGTCCCCCTGAGCCGGCCCGCCGCCCTGGCCATTTCCTCCGTCGTTATCGGAGGTGGGGCGAGAGCGTCAGGCCGGTTCAGCGTCTCGATGTCCGCCGGCATGTCTCTTGTCATGCGCGGTGGTACAAAAGAAGGGCTATCCGGGAACAGCCCTTCGACCACCGCGCTAAGGACCGCCGGCTCCATCGTTTCCGTGGGGGGCGCCACCTTCAACTTCGCCCGCACCATGCGGtatgggcgcccccacgggtctGCGTCTAGGGTCGCCAAGAACTCCGCATAGGCAGAGTCCTTGGCGGCCTTGATCGCGCTGGAGAACGCCTTCTTTGCCGAGCTCAGCTCGGTGTGAAGGCGTTCCAGCTCCTCCTCTGTTCTGTTCCGCCGTCTGCGGCACCGGGTGAATGCCCGTCGGGCGGCGTTACTGGCGGAGCGCAGGGCGGCTAGGTCCTGCGTCCACCAGTACACGCCTTCCCGGGGCGCGAAGCCACGTCGCGCCCTGGGCATTCCGGCGTTGCAGACGGCGGTCAGATCACGGCGAAATCTCACCGCCCTCTCGTCGACCCCCACCGTTTGGGGGGGTTCCTCCGCCCATGCCCGGACGATGGCGGCTTCTTCCGCCAGGTCAGGGTCGAGGCGCGAGAGCTGCCACTTTGGGAAGCCCTGGGCGCCTCGCCGTCCTGCCGCCGCCGTCCGGGCCTGTGACCCCTGGGGCGCggtggagaccctgaaccGGATGTACAGATGATCGGACAGGGTCTCCACCTCCTCAAGGACACGCCAACACGATATGCGTGCACCGATGCCGGGGGTCGCGAACGTGACGTCCACGACTGATCCCCCTTGTCGGCGCACGCACGTGTTGGCGTTGCCTTGGTTCTCCGGAACTAAGCCGATCATGACGGCCCAGTCCCGGAGAAGCGCCCCTTTCAGGTCAGTGATGGAGGACCCCCACGCTGCGCACTTAgcgttgaggtcccccatcacgatgacctgggcCGGTGATGCTCTCTGCACAACCGGCtccaggccatccaggaacctctcGAATTGCCGGAGGTTCCTGTTtggggagaagtagactcCTATGAGTactacttctccccagttCACCGCCACGTAGCCCGCTCCTCGCTCCCTGAGGGAGAGGGGTTGCGGGCTCGAAGGCGGCGCCACAATGGCGACTGATCCCTCTGTGTCCCCGAACCAACTGGGTTGGGGGGGGACAAAGTAGGGTTCAGCCACGACCGCAACAGCAATTCTCCACTCTGCCAGGCACTGCATGAGCAAGTCCTGTGCCCTGGCAGAGTGGTTGGTGTTCGTCTGTAGTAGGTCGAAATGCAGGTGTCTTGGCATTAAGATACCTGCATTTCTTCCTCCTCAGCCATTCGGCTGCCGTGCGGTTGGGGCTGAGTGCGAGGCACTCTGCTCGACGACGGGGCTTTGCCCTTCACCGACGGGGGTGTGCACTTGGCACCCCCCATCACATGTGAGTGTGGGCGCCCCGTCGTTGCACACACGGTGCATTTGCAGGGGGCCTCGCACTCTGCCGACTTGTGCCCTTCACTGCCGCAGCGGAAGCAGAGACGCCCGTTCTCTGCCTCCGCTGGGCATAGAGCGCGAGTGTGGCCCAGCATCATGCATTTATAGCATCGCAATGGCTGGGCCTCCACTGCTTTGACGGTGGCCATCGTCCATCCGATGGCCACTCGTCCCGCCTTCACGATTGCCTTAGCAGCAGTCGCTGGGCACTTGATCAGGGCGGAGCCGCCGCCCCAGAAGCTCGGCCTGATGTTGCCTACTTTCATGGAGCCGGGGGGACATCCGCCGACCGATGCCAGTTGGGCCGCCACTTCCTCAGTGGTCACCGTGTCATCCAGACCGGTGATCCTGAGGACGGCCATTTTGGTTGGGCGGGTGATGTCCGCCCAGCTGCCTACTGCCTCCACCAGGGCGGCGGCGAGGCGGTCAGCAGTTTCCTCGGGGGAGGTCCCCCCGACCTCCATCAGTTTGGAGCCGGTCATGCTCGTTCGGATCTTGACCGACTCCAAACCGAATTCCCTCAGGGATATCGAGGACCTGGCCTTTGCCAGGACCTCGGTGTACTTCGCGTCAGTCGTGGCCCCTTCCGCATTGGTCATGGTGGCCCCTTTCTTGAGGGTCACCACTATGGCCGCGGTTTTTGGGGCCACGATTTTAACGGCCTTTGGTGGGGCCGGGGCGATCTGCCGGGTTGTTCCGGCTGAGGGGGGGGAATAAGCAGCGACAGCGGCATTTCCCCTCTTCTTCCGCCGGACAACCTCGGACCAGGAGTTGCCCACAGTCCCCGTCTGGGCTTCCCCCTCTCCACTTGTTCCAGCGGTTGGGGGGGGAGGGGTCGCGTCTGCCTGTCCTGCCCCCTGTTTTCCCTTGGAGGGAGGAGGTGGCGGGGGGGCAGTCGGCCGCTTTGCAGCGCCCTTCTTCGGCGCCTTCTTTACCGCCCTAGGTGTGGGCGCCGGGGATGGCTGGGCTTCCCCATCCACCTCCATGGCGCCCTCCACGAGCCCCGACCGGGACTTGTgacggggcggcggcggctgccGTTGGTCGGCACGCAGGGGGGGCCTCATGACGGGCTCCGGAGGAAGGCGCATCTCCAGGTCTTGTAGGCGGGCATTGATCATCCCGCCTACCGACTGCAGGAGTTGCCCCTTCATTTCCTCCATAGCGTATCTTAGCACCTCCTCAAAGTTGGGCTGCTGTGGCCCTGTGGCCTCTTTCGGGGCTGCAGCGGACTTCCGCTGCGACTCGACGTACGCCTGCTTGAAGGCACGCAGCTCATTGCGGACAATATCCAGCTCCCTTGAAAGGCGAGCATTGTCCGCGCGGAGCCTGCGCTGCTCTTCATCTGGCGTTATATCGCGGAGGCCCTCAACCGCTTCAACAACGCATTTAGTGGCCCGGTTAATTTGGCCCCACACGGTACCCTTTAGGTGGCTACTCTTCTTAATCTCCTCCTTAATCTTTTCTACACTTTTGAGAGCCTCCTCGGCGAGGGCCTCGACCGTGCCCCTGGATAGGGCGTCGGGGGTCCCGTCGTCAGAGGCTTTTGCAGAGGCCACTACGGGGCTCGTCTTCCTACCGCTTGGACGGTAGGTTGGGTCGGGGTCCTCCCCCTCACTATCCCCCCCATCAGCCAGGTAGTCTTTTGCCTCCTTGAGGAAGCTGTACACCCCTACCGGGCGCCTAACGCGGCCCCTCGTCGAAGAGGAGGCCACTTTATGCGCCACGGCCGGGGCGTCCTCATCCGCTGATGTAGCGGCCAACGGCCGTTTATGGGTCGTTCCCGTTCGGAACCTTAATGTCATGCCCGCTGACCGCGGCTTACCTCCCTTGTTTTGCCTTGCGGCGTCCTCGGTGCACGCGGCGCCCGCGGCTCCCAGCCGGCGCCCTGAGGCGCCCTCGTCCTCCGAGCACGTGTAGTCCGACATGGAGGTGTCCTCCCCCATGTCGTAAGCCGCTTTGTTTCGGTCGCTCATAGCGATTGTAGACTTTTCA
Proteins encoded in this window:
- the LOC123721303 gene encoding spermatogenesis-associated protein 21-like gives rise to the protein MGEDTSMSDYTCSEDEGASGRRLGAAGAACTEDAARQNKGGKPRSAGMTLRFRTGTTHKRPLAATSADEDAPAVAHKVASSSTRGRVRRPVGVYSFLKEAKDYLADGGDSEGEDPDPTYRPSGRKTSPVVASAKASDDGTPDALSRGTVEALAEEALKSVEKIKEEIKKSSHLKGTVWGQINRATKCVVEAVEGLRDITPDEEQRRLRADNARLSRELDIVRNELRAFKQAYVESQRKSAAAPKEATGPQQPNFEEVLRYAMEEMKGQLLQSVGGMINARLQDLEMRLPPEPVMRPPLRADQRQPPPPRHKSRSGLVEGAMEVDGEAQPSPAPTPRAVKKAPKKGAAKRPTAPPPPPPSKGKQGAGQADATPPPPTAGTSGEGEAQTGTVGNSWSEVVRRKKRGNAAVAAYSPPSAGTTRQIAPAPPKAVKIVAPKTAAIVVTLKKGATMTNAEGATTDAKYTEVLAKARSSISLREFGLESVKIRTSMTGSKLMEVGGTSPEETADRLAAALVEAVGSWADITRPTKMAVLRITGLDDTVTTEEVAAQLASVGGCPPGSMKVGNIRPSFWGGGSALIKCPATAAKAIVKAGRVAIGWTMATVKAVEAQPLRCYKCMMLGHTRALCPAEAENGRLCFRCGSEGHKSAECEAPCKCTVCATTGRPHSHVMGGAKCTPPSVKGKAPSSSRVPRTQPQPHGSRMAEEEEMQVS